A region from the Lycium barbarum isolate Lr01 chromosome 8, ASM1917538v2, whole genome shotgun sequence genome encodes:
- the LOC132607689 gene encoding uncharacterized protein LOC132607689 — protein MAKKSVSVKFSASNHEGKPDNSVQLLHCCCSFLVAATAVRFSLSFFLVVAAAASLYIVCVSEKKKAFNFVDVFQQLRLLVAIMAPVKRKGEKPTEGETNLEERVSETGALEREETHETPQVEVSVGHEKERDKNEQSEEKQEDKENEVDEGDDEVDKDEETREETEEDNENFAEGNEENDEGDEEEVDEEE, from the exons ATGGCAAAGAAATCTGTGTCAGTGAAATTCAGT GCATCAAACCACGAAGGCAAACCAGACAATTCCGTTCAACTGCTTCATTGCTGCTGCTCATTTCTCGTCGCTGCTACTGCTGTTCGTTTCTCTCTCTCATTCTTCCTCGTCGTTGCTGCTGCTGCTTCTCTTTACATTGTCTG TGTTTCGGAAAAAAAGAAGGCTTTCaattttgttgatgttttccAACAACTGAGGTTACTTGTTGCA ATAATGGCTCCAGTTAAAAGAAAGGGAGAGAAACCAACGGAGGGAGAAA CAAATCTAGAAGAAAGAGTTAGTGAAACTGGGGCTTTAGAAAGAGAGGAAACCCACGAAACCCCTCAAGTAGAAGTTTCTGTTGGGCatgaaaaagaaagagataaaaatgaacaaagtgaagaaaAACAAGAAGATAAAGAAAATGAAGTAGATGAAGGAGATGATGAAGTAGACAAAGATGAAGAAACTAGAGAAGAAACTGAAGAAGATAATGAAAATTTTGCTGaaggaaatgaagaaaatgacgaaggagatgaagaagaagtagatGAAGAAGAATGA